A portion of the Luxibacter massiliensis genome contains these proteins:
- the murI gene encoding glutamate racemase codes for MESKKKAPIGVFDSGVGGLTVVREMARQLPEENIVYFGDTARVPYGSKSQHTIIRFSEQIIRFLKTKQVKAIVIACNTASALALETVRDEFGIPILGVVIPGARAAVEATQNLKVGVVGTDATVQSGVYTKIIKGMNPDIEVIEKACPLFVPLVEEGFKEHNVTQEIIDYYLESMKNSEIDAMILGCTHYPLLRSKIRAYMGERIQIVNPAYETAMDLKKLLASHNMENDGGTYPFSHYEFYVSDAAEKFRRFANTVMPFDISQTNVVNIEEY; via the coding sequence ATGGAAAGTAAAAAGAAGGCTCCCATAGGTGTATTCGATTCTGGAGTGGGCGGACTGACAGTGGTACGTGAGATGGCCAGACAGCTTCCAGAAGAGAATATTGTATATTTTGGGGATACTGCCCGCGTTCCATACGGGAGTAAGTCCCAGCATACGATTATCCGTTTTTCAGAGCAGATTATCCGATTTCTGAAAACGAAACAGGTGAAGGCTATCGTGATTGCCTGTAATACTGCAAGCGCCCTTGCTTTAGAAACAGTCAGGGATGAATTTGGCATTCCTATTTTAGGCGTTGTCATTCCCGGCGCAAGGGCAGCCGTGGAGGCGACACAAAATTTAAAGGTAGGTGTGGTAGGTACAGACGCCACAGTACAAAGTGGCGTATATACCAAGATCATTAAAGGGATGAATCCTGATATTGAGGTGATAGAGAAAGCCTGTCCTTTATTTGTGCCTCTTGTGGAAGAGGGATTTAAAGAGCATAATGTAACACAGGAAATTATAGATTACTATCTGGAATCTATGAAGAACTCGGAGATTGATGCAATGATACTGGGGTGTACCCACTATCCTCTGCTGCGTTCTAAGATCAGGGCCTATATGGGGGAGAGAATCCAAATTGTCAATCCTGCCTATGAGACGGCTATGGATCTGAAAAAGCTGCTTGCCAGTCATAATATGGAAAATGACGGGGGGACATATCCCTTTAGCCATTATGAGTTTTACGTCAGTGACGCTGCAGAAAAGTTCCGAAGATTTGCTAATACGGTTATGCCGTTTGACATATCACAGACAAATGTGGTGAATATTGAAGAATATTAG
- the pfkA gene encoding 6-phosphofructokinase, which translates to MAEKKLSEKEMILDEIEDSIRTIGVLTSGGDAPGMNAAIRAVTRTALSKGLKVRGIRRGYHGLLKEEIIDLSARDVSDTIQRGGTILQTARCQAMRTEDGQQKAAAICKKYGIDGLVVIGGDGSFAGAQKLSHLGVNTVGLPGTIDLDIACTDYTIGFDTAVNTAMEAIDKVRDTSTSHERCSIIEVMGRDAGYLALWCGIANGAERILMPEEHDYDEAALIADIMANKKRGKKNYIIINAEGVGDSINMAKRIEEATGIETRATILGHMQRGGSPTCKDRVYASTMGAMAVEILCSGKSNRVVGYKNGCFVDYSIEEALSMKKEIPSHQYDIAKILAI; encoded by the coding sequence ATGGCAGAGAAGAAATTAAGCGAAAAAGAAATGATTTTGGATGAGATTGAAGATAGCATACGTACAATCGGAGTACTTACCAGCGGCGGGGATGCCCCGGGAATGAACGCAGCAATCCGTGCCGTGACAAGGACTGCACTTTCTAAAGGGTTGAAAGTCCGTGGCATCAGGAGAGGCTACCATGGATTGCTGAAAGAGGAAATCATTGACTTATCTGCCCGTGATGTATCTGATACAATTCAGCGGGGAGGGACGATTCTTCAGACAGCGCGCTGCCAGGCCATGAGGACAGAGGATGGACAGCAAAAAGCCGCAGCTATCTGTAAGAAATATGGAATCGACGGCCTTGTAGTGATTGGGGGTGACGGTTCCTTTGCCGGGGCGCAGAAGCTGTCACACCTGGGCGTGAATACAGTAGGCCTGCCAGGCACGATCGACTTGGATATTGCCTGTACGGATTATACCATAGGTTTTGACACGGCTGTGAATACAGCAATGGAGGCCATTGACAAAGTGCGTGATACGTCTACGTCCCATGAGAGATGCAGTATCATCGAAGTTATGGGCCGCGATGCGGGGTATTTGGCCCTTTGGTGTGGTATTGCTAATGGTGCGGAGCGTATATTAATGCCGGAAGAACATGATTATGACGAGGCGGCTCTGATTGCAGACATTATGGCTAACAAAAAGCGCGGAAAGAAAAATTATATTATTATTAATGCAGAAGGTGTGGGAGATTCTATTAATATGGCCAAAAGAATCGAGGAAGCTACCGGGATTGAGACCCGGGCTACTATCTTGGGACACATGCAGAGAGGCGGAAGTCCTACATGTAAGGACAGGGTATATGCGTCTACTATGGGGGCCATGGCTGTTGAAATTCTTTGTTCAGGGAAATCAAACCGTGTGGTAGGCTATAAGAATGGATGTTTTGTTGACTATAGTATCGAAGAAGCGCTTTCTATGAAGAAGGAGATTCCTTCCCATCAATATGATATAGCAAAGATATTAGCAATTTAG
- the cls gene encoding cardiolipin synthase codes for MAETIWDGLVTAYNFVMDNLVIINILLSLVIIFFQRRSPQTVWTWLLLLYFIPILGFVLYLVIGQDFHKNRMFKAKEIEGELKYAVRRQEETIYRKKLRLANPEMGRFKDLILYNLEAGEAVLTDNNDVRIYTDGKEKFRALIDEMKQAKRYIHMQYYIIRNDELWKEIEPVLTQKAKQGVEVRVLFDSMGCRTMHNKDWERLEKAGVMVAEFFPALLGQLQLRVNYRNHRKIVVIDGRVGFVGGFNVGREYLGLDKKFGYWRDTHLCIEGAAVTSLAVRFVLDWNYAARENLFLEDHLFEIPAYVRNGHDPVQIISSGPDSQTKTIHDNYLRLIHSAKDHVYLQTPYFIPDDSILDALKIVSRSGVDVRIMIPCKPDHPFVYWATYSYLGEMVAAGAKCYVYDNGFLHAKTLSVDGMVACVGTANMDIRSFGLNFEVNAVVYSERTVQRLERAFENDMTKCTHVTRKVYDQRNLVIRVKEQFSRLLSPLL; via the coding sequence ATGGCAGAAACAATATGGGACGGACTGGTAACAGCATACAACTTTGTGATGGACAACCTGGTGATTATTAATATCCTCCTCTCCCTTGTTATCATCTTTTTTCAGCGCAGATCCCCCCAAACAGTTTGGACTTGGCTACTGTTGCTCTATTTTATACCAATCTTAGGGTTTGTTCTTTATCTGGTAATCGGGCAGGATTTCCATAAAAACAGGATGTTTAAGGCAAAGGAGATTGAAGGGGAACTAAAATATGCTGTCCGGCGGCAGGAGGAGACAATATATAGAAAGAAGCTGCGTCTTGCAAATCCTGAGATGGGGAGATTCAAGGATTTGATATTATATAATTTGGAAGCCGGGGAGGCAGTGCTGACAGATAATAATGATGTCAGGATTTATACAGACGGCAAGGAAAAATTCAGGGCGCTTATCGACGAAATGAAACAGGCAAAGCGGTATATCCATATGCAGTATTATATTATACGTAACGATGAGCTGTGGAAAGAGATAGAGCCGGTGCTGACCCAGAAAGCCAAACAGGGAGTAGAGGTCAGAGTACTATTTGACAGTATGGGGTGCCGGACCATGCATAATAAGGACTGGGAACGTCTGGAAAAGGCTGGGGTCATGGTGGCTGAGTTTTTTCCAGCGCTTTTGGGACAGCTTCAGCTGCGTGTAAATTATAGGAACCACAGAAAAATAGTTGTAATTGACGGCCGAGTAGGATTTGTAGGTGGATTTAATGTGGGCCGGGAATATCTAGGATTAGATAAAAAGTTTGGCTACTGGCGGGACACGCATCTTTGTATAGAGGGGGCGGCAGTCACGTCACTAGCCGTACGTTTTGTCCTGGACTGGAATTATGCTGCCAGGGAAAATCTGTTTTTAGAAGATCATTTATTTGAAATACCTGCGTATGTAAGGAATGGGCATGACCCGGTGCAGATTATTTCTAGTGGGCCCGATTCACAGACAAAGACAATACATGATAATTATTTGAGGTTAATTCATAGTGCTAAAGACCATGTATATCTCCAGACACCATATTTCATCCCTGACGATTCTATTTTGGATGCACTGAAGATTGTGAGCCGGTCTGGTGTGGATGTGAGGATTATGATTCCGTGTAAACCGGATCATCCGTTTGTGTACTGGGCAACGTATTCTTATCTGGGAGAGATGGTGGCGGCCGGGGCAAAATGTTACGTGTATGACAATGGTTTTCTCCATGCTAAAACATTGAGCGTAGATGGCATGGTGGCATGCGTGGGTACTGCAAACATGGATATACGAAGCTTTGGCCTCAATTTTGAGGTCAATGCGGTTGTATACAGTGAGAGGACTGTGCAAAGATTGGAGAGGGCATTTGAAAATGACATGACAAAGTGCACGCATGTTACCCGCAAAGTATATGACCAGAGGAACCTCGTTATCCGGGTGAAAGAGCAGTTTTCCAGGCTGCTTTCCCCTCTTTTATAG
- a CDS encoding sodium:solute symporter family protein — translation MKPAVFISLGILIYAVFIVWHGFRSFKSTSESSEKFFTADRGLNPFVLLCTTSISVFSALAFYGAPAGIYKDGIGFYSNTGGMVAGLMFVVLGYRLWLLGKEYGFTTPVDYLRSRYYSEGYGLLVSIVLVLFIIPYVAMQLIAIGDAVVVTTEGLVPYVIAVAIGTMVVSLHIVGGGMGSVAWMDTFHMCLGFGTLITLIVYLTMHYFPNGGFAEAVDIMRQNGTFDILSTPGPNGAFDWKGIVGNALTGAIATVVWPHIFMRTFVASSKENFRQMSWAMPISYVLVYTPIVLIGAIIAPAILGPGFEQPDNIVAVLSTEYAPPFIAFVSLLCLFAFGVSTADSLLLSASAMASRDIYLHHVYELKGRTSDPKQVVKFGRIVLLVLMVITLVIVAIKPASITDYAYKLSSPFFAQILPATMAGLFWKKATKEGAIAGTVAGLVVAIIFTFFAAPPLGFSALIWALVANTVLLVIVSMFTKVPEEIITKYHTRIDSIIYSGAELSSLTDATIAAVNNK, via the coding sequence ATGAAACCAGCAGTTTTTATCAGCTTAGGAATTTTAATTTATGCCGTCTTTATTGTATGGCATGGCTTTCGTTCTTTTAAGTCTACCAGTGAATCATCTGAAAAATTCTTCACTGCGGACAGGGGATTAAATCCATTTGTCCTGTTATGTACTACCTCTATATCTGTATTCAGTGCCCTTGCTTTCTACGGCGCCCCCGCAGGTATTTATAAAGATGGTATCGGCTTTTATTCAAACACAGGCGGTATGGTAGCCGGTTTAATGTTTGTAGTTTTAGGTTACCGTCTTTGGCTTTTAGGTAAGGAATACGGGTTCACTACACCTGTAGATTACCTCCGCTCCAGATATTATTCCGAGGGATATGGTTTACTAGTTTCCATCGTACTTGTACTTTTTATTATCCCTTATGTTGCCATGCAGCTTATCGCTATTGGTGACGCCGTTGTTGTTACTACAGAGGGTTTAGTTCCATATGTCATAGCTGTTGCTATAGGAACAATGGTGGTTTCCTTACATATTGTAGGAGGCGGTATGGGTTCTGTTGCCTGGATGGATACCTTCCATATGTGTCTTGGGTTCGGTACACTGATTACTTTGATTGTATATCTGACAATGCATTACTTCCCCAATGGAGGTTTTGCTGAGGCCGTTGATATTATGAGGCAAAACGGCACCTTTGATATCCTTTCTACGCCCGGCCCTAACGGTGCATTTGACTGGAAAGGTATCGTAGGGAATGCCCTGACCGGAGCCATCGCTACTGTTGTCTGGCCTCACATTTTTATGAGGACTTTTGTGGCATCCAGCAAAGAAAACTTCCGTCAGATGTCATGGGCAATGCCAATTTCCTATGTTTTAGTATACACACCTATCGTTCTTATTGGAGCGATTATCGCACCTGCAATATTAGGTCCTGGATTTGAGCAGCCTGACAATATCGTAGCCGTACTCTCCACTGAGTATGCACCTCCGTTTATTGCGTTTGTCTCTCTGCTTTGCCTGTTTGCATTTGGAGTATCCACAGCAGATTCCCTTTTGCTCTCTGCCAGTGCCATGGCTTCCAGAGATATTTACCTGCACCACGTCTATGAATTAAAAGGCAGGACTTCAGATCCGAAGCAGGTTGTAAAATTCGGCCGTATTGTATTGCTCGTACTTATGGTAATAACATTGGTAATTGTGGCTATAAAACCTGCCTCCATTACCGATTATGCATATAAACTGTCCTCGCCGTTCTTCGCCCAGATACTTCCCGCTACAATGGCTGGATTATTCTGGAAAAAAGCTACAAAAGAGGGGGCAATTGCGGGAACTGTAGCTGGATTGGTAGTTGCAATTATTTTCACATTCTTTGCAGCGCCGCCTCTGGGATTTTCAGCGCTGATCTGGGCACTTGTGGCAAACACTGTCCTGCTCGTAATTGTCAGCATGTTTACAAAAGTTCCAGAAGAAATCATCACGAAATACCACACAAGGATTGACTCTATCATCTACTCAGGAGCAGAGCTCTCTTCTCTGACGGATGCAACAATTGCTGCTGTAAATAACAAATAA
- a CDS encoding class I adenylate-forming enzyme family protein: MIIDGNSVWGADTQAGMIQKVIAGFKAIDTFPGLPDNLYEALENSAARWPDKTAIVDNYGKEYTYQQFLAYSEEFAAYLNGEKNIRPGSHVGILMYNCAEFCIAFLALSRLGAVAVPLPSKFKKAEVLPLAERAQVEAVICDEDYAEWFCGAYDREAVIEVCGVGLQYGFNRALCGWQDKLGDMENLKKIPKGRPEDTAIIMFTSGTTSKSKGVLLKNYNIMHAVEAYRRTLHINERDISVIATPIYHITGLVALLGLFLYAGGTLYIHKFFDAQRVIADARRFGFTFIHASPTVFNLIIQEGEHTPPIDSLVSFACGSSNMMKDKLLRLHKWLPKSKFHTVYGLTETTSPATVFPGDAACSRFIGSSGIPIPGTKFKIVDDDRNELPWGEVGEIAVRGAVVLDNYYKQEADSLTDGWLYTGDLGYFNEENYLYVVDRKKNMINRGGEKIWCYDVENEIASIEGVQDTAVVGIPDDLYGEVAAAVVQLEKGSALTSAEIQEYLRTRMAKYKVPVQIKRVDCVPQTPNGKTDKIAIKKILMEEE; the protein is encoded by the coding sequence ATGATAATAGATGGAAATTCCGTATGGGGCGCAGACACCCAGGCGGGTATGATTCAGAAAGTGATTGCTGGTTTTAAGGCAATAGATACTTTTCCAGGACTTCCGGATAATTTATATGAGGCTTTGGAAAATTCGGCGGCACGTTGGCCGGATAAGACGGCAATTGTAGACAATTATGGAAAAGAGTATACATACCAGCAATTTCTGGCGTACAGTGAGGAATTTGCCGCGTATTTAAATGGAGAAAAGAATATACGACCGGGCAGCCACGTGGGGATATTGATGTACAATTGCGCGGAATTTTGTATTGCTTTTCTTGCATTGTCCAGGCTGGGGGCAGTTGCAGTGCCGCTTCCCAGTAAATTTAAGAAGGCGGAAGTGCTTCCTCTGGCAGAGCGTGCACAGGTGGAAGCCGTGATCTGTGATGAGGACTATGCAGAGTGGTTTTGCGGCGCATACGACCGAGAAGCAGTCATTGAAGTTTGTGGTGTGGGGTTACAGTATGGCTTTAACCGGGCGCTTTGTGGCTGGCAGGATAAATTAGGCGATATGGAAAACTTAAAAAAAATACCTAAAGGGCGGCCCGAGGATACGGCGATTATTATGTTCACTTCTGGTACCACTTCTAAAAGTAAGGGTGTTTTGCTGAAAAATTATAATATTATGCATGCCGTGGAGGCATATCGCAGGACTCTCCATATAAACGAAAGGGATATTTCTGTAATAGCCACTCCAATTTACCATATAACGGGTCTGGTAGCTCTGTTAGGATTGTTCCTGTATGCAGGAGGGACGCTTTATATACATAAATTTTTTGATGCCCAGAGGGTGATAGCTGATGCCCGGAGGTTCGGGTTTACCTTTATCCACGCATCCCCCACTGTATTTAACCTGATTATACAGGAAGGAGAACATACGCCTCCAATTGACAGCCTTGTTTCGTTTGCATGTGGAAGCAGCAATATGATGAAAGATAAGCTGCTGCGCCTCCATAAATGGCTGCCGAAATCTAAATTCCACACAGTGTATGGCCTGACTGAGACAACCTCACCGGCCACGGTATTCCCAGGAGATGCAGCGTGCAGCCGGTTTATTGGGTCATCGGGGATTCCTATTCCAGGAACTAAGTTTAAAATCGTGGACGATGACAGGAACGAATTGCCCTGGGGTGAAGTTGGTGAGATAGCTGTAAGGGGTGCAGTAGTGCTGGACAATTATTACAAACAGGAAGCAGACAGTCTGACTGATGGATGGCTTTATACAGGGGATTTGGGATATTTTAATGAAGAAAATTATTTATATGTGGTTGACCGCAAGAAAAATATGATTAATCGGGGTGGAGAAAAAATCTGGTGTTATGATGTTGAAAATGAAATTGCCAGTATAGAAGGAGTTCAGGATACTGCAGTGGTGGGGATTCCAGATGATCTTTATGGCGAGGTGGCCGCCGCAGTGGTGCAGCTGGAAAAAGGCTCTGCCCTGACTTCTGCAGAAATTCAGGAGTATCTGAGAACCAGGATGGCAAAATATAAAGTACCGGTGCAAATCAAACGGGTGGACTGCGTACCCCAGACTCCTAATGGAAAAACAGATAAAATAGCAATCAAAAAAATTTTGATGGAGGAAGAATAA
- a CDS encoding DUF1934 domain-containing protein, which produces MTKDVLISISGLHAEMAPSYTEDEREAIEVVTPANYYCKNGKHYVVYDEVVEGMAGTIKNRIKITGSDSLEIVKTGLTNTRMVFEKNKKNLTYYETPYGQMLVGVNTRDMKVNVADDNIGVSIAYELDINHEPMADCTLRMKIHAKGAYPFS; this is translated from the coding sequence ATGACAAAGGATGTATTAATCAGTATATCCGGACTGCATGCGGAAATGGCGCCCAGTTATACAGAAGATGAGAGGGAAGCCATAGAAGTTGTCACCCCAGCCAATTATTACTGCAAGAATGGAAAGCATTATGTGGTTTATGATGAAGTAGTGGAGGGGATGGCTGGGACAATCAAAAATAGGATTAAAATTACAGGATCTGATAGTCTGGAGATTGTAAAGACAGGATTAACTAATACCCGCATGGTATTTGAAAAAAATAAGAAGAATCTCACATATTATGAGACCCCGTATGGCCAGATGCTGGTCGGTGTGAATACAAGAGATATGAAGGTCAATGTCGCAGATGATAATATTGGCGTCAGTATTGCCTATGAGCTTGATATTAATCATGAACCAATGGCAGACTGTACCCTTAGGATGAAGATTCATGCGAAGGGGGCGTATCCTTTTTCATAG
- a CDS encoding LacI family DNA-binding transcriptional regulator, with the protein MSKQSYTISEVAKMLGVSPSTVSRAMNNAPGVSESVRKKILDFVEEIGYHPNTIAQSLSRGKSNMVALILGDIRNPFYADLAFGIQKNLDSHGYVVTTFNSEYDFKKELQFIQFAQQYHYCGIILVTVNSEEADKYLKSLNLPVLLVNRITEHYEGSLVVTDNFQAGYIAARHLINLGHTRIGFLSGHHKSSTASFQRFQGYKQALSNYQLLYKEEYCMFGLDWRMDTGYEAAEELFCKSIIQKERPSAFLLANDLLALGFMNYCGEHEIRIPEDISIVSFDNIAYAGLHRIQLTTVSQHVETMSSEAASLMLQLLTDPPAEPRRVILEPTLIIRNTTSPYKVPGI; encoded by the coding sequence ATGAGTAAACAGTCTTACACCATATCTGAAGTTGCCAAGATGCTGGGCGTATCCCCGTCAACCGTATCCCGTGCAATGAACAATGCCCCCGGCGTCAGCGAATCAGTGCGCAAGAAAATATTGGATTTTGTGGAAGAGATCGGGTACCACCCAAACACAATCGCCCAAAGCCTGAGCCGTGGCAAAAGTAATATGGTAGCTTTAATACTGGGAGACATACGCAATCCCTTTTATGCTGATCTCGCCTTTGGCATTCAGAAAAACTTGGACAGCCATGGTTACGTTGTAACTACTTTTAACAGCGAATATGATTTCAAAAAAGAACTTCAGTTTATTCAGTTCGCACAGCAATATCACTACTGTGGAATTATACTTGTCACGGTAAACAGCGAGGAGGCAGATAAGTATTTAAAAAGCCTTAATCTTCCCGTACTGCTGGTAAACCGTATTACAGAACACTATGAGGGTTCTCTTGTTGTCACGGATAACTTTCAGGCCGGGTATATTGCGGCAAGGCACTTGATTAATCTGGGCCACACACGGATCGGTTTCCTGTCAGGCCACCACAAAAGCTCAACTGCATCCTTCCAACGTTTCCAGGGTTACAAACAAGCTCTTTCCAACTACCAGCTTCTGTACAAGGAGGAATACTGCATGTTTGGATTGGACTGGCGGATGGATACCGGATATGAGGCTGCAGAAGAACTTTTTTGTAAAAGTATTATACAAAAGGAACGCCCTTCTGCATTTTTGCTTGCCAATGACCTTTTGGCCCTGGGTTTTATGAACTACTGTGGAGAACATGAAATACGGATACCTGAGGATATCTCCATTGTCAGCTTTGATAATATTGCCTATGCCGGACTTCACCGTATACAGCTTACAACAGTCAGCCAGCATGTAGAAACCATGAGCAGTGAGGCTGCGTCTCTTATGCTTCAGCTCCTGACTGACCCTCCGGCAGAACCACGCAGGGTTATACTGGAACCCACTCTGATAATCCGCAATACTACCAGTCCCTATAAGGTTCCCGGTATTTAG
- the tig gene encoding trigger factor, with protein sequence MKKKILAAVLSIFMAVSLAGCSKGLSDDYITIKQYEGLEVPKVEETEVTDTVVDNTINNSLSASATTEEITDRAAQDGDTVNIDYKGSVDGVEFEGGSAQGASLELGSGSFIGANGEYKGFEEQIVGHKTGENFDITVKFPSGYTNAEMSEKVAVFNITINGISVVHVPDLTDEWVQENSETSKTVEEYKKEVKNQLEESYKKSQDSELQGSALDALVQNVDVKKYPDGEVEKQLKTIEEYYQSMADAYGLEFKDFAEQYMGLSEEEFDTEAQNSAEAAVKKELACKLLAEKKNLEPSEEEYEKQIKEYAESSGYEDIDAFKEMVGEDVLKSTIRQQKVAEYLAEKCIQVEQSDETE encoded by the coding sequence ATGAAAAAGAAAATACTGGCGGCTGTACTGAGTATCTTTATGGCGGTATCCCTTGCCGGGTGCAGCAAAGGCCTTTCGGATGATTATATTACAATAAAGCAGTATGAGGGCCTTGAAGTTCCCAAGGTAGAGGAAACAGAGGTGACAGATACTGTCGTCGATAATACAATTAACAACAGTCTTTCAGCATCGGCAACTACAGAGGAGATTACAGACCGTGCGGCCCAGGATGGAGATACAGTTAATATTGATTATAAAGGCAGTGTGGATGGTGTTGAATTTGAGGGAGGAAGCGCACAGGGAGCCAGCCTGGAGCTCGGGTCTGGAAGTTTTATAGGCGCCAACGGTGAATATAAAGGGTTTGAGGAACAGATCGTAGGGCATAAGACAGGTGAAAATTTTGATATAACAGTGAAATTCCCATCTGGATATACGAATGCAGAAATGTCGGAAAAAGTGGCAGTATTTAATATAACAATTAATGGGATTTCTGTTGTGCATGTTCCAGATTTGACGGATGAATGGGTGCAGGAGAACAGTGAGACATCCAAGACTGTGGAGGAGTATAAAAAGGAAGTTAAAAATCAGCTGGAGGAGAGTTACAAAAAGAGCCAGGACAGTGAGTTACAGGGCAGCGCCCTGGATGCATTGGTCCAGAATGTGGATGTAAAAAAATATCCAGATGGTGAAGTGGAGAAACAGCTTAAGACAATCGAAGAGTATTACCAGAGCATGGCCGATGCTTATGGACTGGAATTTAAAGACTTTGCAGAACAGTATATGGGATTGTCTGAGGAGGAGTTTGACACGGAGGCCCAAAATTCAGCCGAGGCAGCAGTGAAAAAAGAGCTTGCCTGTAAGCTGCTGGCTGAGAAGAAGAATCTGGAACCCTCGGAGGAGGAATATGAGAAGCAGATTAAGGAGTATGCAGAGAGCTCAGGCTATGAGGATATAGACGCCTTTAAGGAGATGGTAGGTGAGGACGTGCTTAAGTCAACGATCCGCCAGCAGAAAGTAGCGGAGTATCTGGCGGAGAAGTGCATACAAGTAGAGCAGTCTGATGAAACAGAATAG
- a CDS encoding HPr family phosphocarrier protein has product MQKFQICFRRPEEISEFVDIMDQCEYEADLISGKNMVDAKSLLGVIAISRAEKIELVVYGEDLEELIGKIQRYFAGQKIA; this is encoded by the coding sequence ATGCAGAAGTTTCAAATTTGTTTTCGCCGCCCAGAAGAAATATCGGAATTTGTGGATATAATGGATCAGTGTGAGTATGAGGCTGACCTTATAAGCGGGAAAAATATGGTAGATGCAAAATCCTTGCTGGGAGTTATTGCAATTAGCAGAGCGGAGAAAATAGAATTGGTTGTGTACGGAGAGGATTTAGAGGAATTAATAGGGAAAATACAGAGATATTTTGCGGGACAAAAGATAGCATAA